The Listeria monocytogenes genome window below encodes:
- the esaA gene encoding type VII secretion protein EsaA produces the protein MKKVKWSILLFLTLAIFLSAGITYLALNQGANKEKESVKKAHKMTIALVNEDQGDKFQGKRVEFGNQFVKSIEKDDEHEWYVVSRGVAESGLKRDVYNMMIVIPSDFSTKALSMTSDAPEKVMISYKVNDVGNSDLKAEAEKTAASVLEDFNSRIIDVYFASILTTLQEAQDNIGTLVKEEKKYDAIYNKDINNPLSNYTQQFKTVQDYTGTSKESFQGFQEIMKEFEESLNTAKQENTEHMKNMDAFTKTQEENAPFGAKFAENLQAFDASLTADDIRTQTAALEKANNQMTSEFQILEGNNSLLSQTQALQNYITETNARMEALDAEITGTLENDFRTAVSKDLIRILQENDYSDRLNEIGLKDLAGEDVNVGFNNMLVNTIKALPTYNTEQLVSIGLDEEMYKNVIALSKKYYSSHRNAFGDDFNFTNELKALPTDELKSSAVNKLKSEGLPLESNTVTVPSSEYITEIIVTLDENFTFENVVGLVNDQSGIVHKTAYGENGLRLVVPAMGYPVELKITGTAKLKEGANVPLVGAVNWNATMQQYEKNDYPMMPSIPSQLDPNTPALDPTSVSSLVTRKELVPIKVTEPTYLSETTTAVKAITNTVKDYYALQVLFDLYYGINANDSVQMPDFSSYEVTLENSAKPTSYYYIFNKEDIISNFVNLTTDRFVADYTKKIKAFEKRIADYRYTMAEANSRSEDVTNRLTETTQEAINLNTNLALTLENLETWRDASKNLMKENDVVLGKSGEEGMMVLQLSSEFAGLLAKSESLAGTSEGNLKSAEVVYKTFDAIDEEAKNIQKSGETLVKEAATLSDDLGEKLKDDQTFQKNFAKVMKNSRVGDRQNENLYSFLSNPVDKMNAGTIIAGDKSMPYFMILICTILAIFTSYVISHQEKKREQLNEFEQELSIVFKNIPITFLTICIGIIEGLVIGAISGFIFGVGEIGMFLWIGVCVLIMMALVTAFSYLLRQLNMIGMSVVLIILSLYLFLTDAVGLNIDNESIFATFRKFSPLQYMEQLLNGILSMQQDYIIIVYSLIGVTLLFTGLNLFVWHRSKNDDTEEEYSDEI, from the coding sequence ATGAAGAAAGTAAAATGGAGTATTTTACTCTTTTTAACCTTGGCGATTTTTCTGTCGGCTGGCATTACTTATTTGGCCTTAAACCAAGGAGCAAATAAAGAAAAAGAGAGCGTTAAAAAAGCGCATAAAATGACTATTGCGCTTGTAAACGAGGATCAAGGCGATAAGTTCCAAGGAAAGCGAGTAGAGTTCGGGAACCAGTTTGTAAAAAGTATTGAAAAAGACGATGAACATGAATGGTACGTTGTAAGCCGTGGTGTTGCAGAAAGTGGCTTAAAGCGAGATGTATACAATATGATGATTGTTATTCCAAGTGACTTTTCGACAAAAGCTTTATCGATGACTTCAGATGCTCCAGAAAAAGTGATGATTAGCTATAAAGTAAACGACGTGGGAAATAGCGATTTAAAAGCAGAAGCGGAAAAAACAGCAGCTTCTGTACTAGAAGATTTCAATTCGCGGATTATTGATGTTTATTTCGCGAGCATTTTAACAACGTTGCAAGAAGCGCAAGATAACATCGGAACCTTAGTGAAAGAAGAGAAGAAGTACGACGCAATCTATAATAAAGATATCAATAATCCGCTATCAAATTACACACAACAATTTAAAACGGTCCAAGATTATACCGGTACTTCCAAAGAAAGTTTTCAAGGATTTCAGGAAATAATGAAGGAATTTGAAGAAAGTTTAAATACTGCTAAACAAGAAAATACGGAACATATGAAAAACATGGACGCTTTTACAAAAACGCAAGAAGAAAATGCTCCTTTTGGTGCTAAATTTGCGGAAAACTTACAGGCATTTGACGCTTCTTTGACAGCAGACGATATTAGAACGCAAACTGCAGCACTCGAAAAAGCCAATAATCAAATGACTTCGGAGTTCCAAATTTTAGAAGGAAATAATTCTTTATTATCTCAGACCCAGGCTTTGCAAAACTATATCACGGAAACCAATGCGCGAATGGAAGCCCTAGATGCAGAAATTACGGGGACACTTGAAAATGATTTTCGAACTGCTGTAAGTAAAGATTTAATACGGATTTTACAAGAAAATGACTACTCTGATAGATTAAATGAAATCGGTTTGAAAGATTTAGCTGGAGAAGATGTTAATGTTGGTTTTAATAATATGCTTGTCAATACAATTAAAGCTTTACCAACATATAATACGGAGCAATTAGTTTCTATTGGGCTTGATGAAGAAATGTACAAAAATGTTATCGCGCTCTCGAAAAAATACTATAGTAGTCACCGTAATGCTTTTGGAGATGATTTTAATTTTACAAATGAGTTAAAAGCTTTGCCAACGGATGAACTAAAAAGTAGCGCAGTTAACAAATTAAAATCAGAAGGTTTACCTTTAGAAAGTAATACTGTAACTGTACCGAGTAGCGAATATATTACAGAGATTATAGTGACTTTAGACGAAAATTTCACTTTTGAAAATGTTGTAGGTCTTGTAAATGATCAATCTGGGATAGTTCATAAAACCGCATATGGTGAAAACGGATTAAGGCTAGTTGTTCCTGCAATGGGGTATCCAGTGGAACTTAAAATCACTGGGACAGCGAAACTGAAAGAAGGGGCAAATGTTCCTTTAGTAGGCGCGGTAAATTGGAATGCAACTATGCAGCAATATGAAAAGAATGACTATCCGATGATGCCGTCCATTCCTTCCCAACTGGATCCGAATACACCGGCACTTGATCCAACGTCAGTGAGTTCGCTAGTAACTAGAAAAGAACTTGTGCCAATTAAGGTGACAGAGCCAACCTATCTTAGTGAAACAACCACAGCAGTAAAAGCAATAACAAATACTGTAAAAGACTACTACGCATTACAAGTGTTATTTGATTTATATTATGGAATTAACGCAAATGACTCCGTACAAATGCCGGACTTTAGTAGTTATGAGGTAACCTTAGAAAATTCAGCAAAACCGACTTCTTATTATTATATTTTTAATAAGGAAGATATCATCAGTAATTTTGTAAATCTAACGACAGATCGTTTTGTTGCGGATTATACGAAAAAAATAAAAGCCTTTGAAAAACGAATTGCTGATTATAGATATACGATGGCTGAAGCAAATTCGCGGTCAGAAGATGTAACTAATAGGCTGACTGAGACGACGCAAGAAGCAATTAATTTAAATACCAATTTAGCACTAACACTAGAAAACCTAGAAACTTGGCGCGATGCCAGCAAAAACCTAATGAAAGAAAATGATGTAGTCTTAGGGAAGTCTGGAGAAGAAGGAATGATGGTACTACAGCTAAGTTCTGAATTTGCTGGACTTTTAGCGAAAAGTGAATCGCTTGCTGGAACTTCAGAAGGTAACTTGAAATCAGCTGAAGTCGTGTATAAAACTTTTGATGCGATTGACGAAGAAGCCAAAAATATTCAAAAGAGCGGGGAAACATTAGTAAAAGAAGCTGCTACTTTATCAGACGACTTAGGCGAAAAACTGAAAGATGATCAAACTTTCCAGAAAAATTTTGCTAAAGTAATGAAAAATAGCCGTGTTGGTGATAGACAAAATGAAAATCTATACAGTTTCTTAAGTAATCCAGTAGATAAGATGAACGCGGGAACTATTATCGCGGGAGACAAATCTATGCCTTACTTTATGATTTTAATTTGTACAATTTTAGCTATTTTCACTAGTTATGTAATTTCTCATCAAGAGAAGAAACGGGAACAATTGAATGAATTTGAACAAGAACTATCAATAGTCTTTAAAAATATTCCAATTACGTTCTTAACAATTTGTATAGGGATTATTGAAGGACTAGTTATCGGCGCTATTTCAGGTTTTATTTTTGGAGTAGGAGAGATTGGAATGTTTCTTTGGATTGGCGTGTGTGTTCTGATTATGATGGCGCTTGTTACTGCCTTCTCTTATCTACTACGTCAGTTAAACATGATTGGTATGTCCGTTGTTTTGATAATACTAAGCTTGTATTTATTCTTAACCGATGCAGTGGGTCTGAATATTGATAACGAATCAATTTTTGCGACCTTTAGAAAATTTTCACCACTACAATATATGGAGCAACTATTAAATGGAATCTTAAGTATGCAACAAGATTACATTATTATTGTTTACAGTTTAATCGGTGTGACCCTTCTATTTACAGGACTTAACCTATTTGTTTGGCATCGTTCAAAGAATGACGATACGGAGGAGGAGTATTCAGATGAAATTTAA
- the essA gene encoding type VII secretion protein EssA, with translation MKFKIAAFLFLICFAFAPSALAAESDSYLENSGKMEIKTDRLQKTNEEKTKELENMEETELDKQGIPLFTDEMDKKIAKQKAAEKAEYDRIKDALFEKAPSAGETVKTTKAKLFTGDYKTAEVATDTATSETNVEDENKKTKQKTIGGAIAGILVALAGGIYVAARNVFE, from the coding sequence ATGAAATTTAAAATAGCCGCCTTTCTTTTCCTAATTTGTTTTGCTTTTGCTCCAAGTGCATTAGCAGCAGAGTCTGATAGTTACCTTGAAAACAGCGGCAAAATGGAAATTAAAACAGATCGGCTTCAAAAAACAAATGAGGAAAAAACAAAAGAACTAGAAAACATGGAAGAAACTGAGTTGGATAAACAAGGTATTCCTCTTTTCACGGATGAAATGGATAAGAAAATTGCGAAACAAAAAGCGGCAGAGAAAGCGGAATATGACCGGATTAAGGACGCGCTTTTTGAAAAAGCGCCTTCTGCTGGAGAAACAGTTAAGACGACAAAAGCGAAGTTGTTCACAGGAGATTACAAAACTGCTGAAGTAGCGACTGACACAGCTACTTCAGAAACGAATGTAGAGGATGAAAATAAAAAGACAAAGCAAAAAACAATTGGCGGAGCAATCGCAGGCATACTTGTGGCCTTAGCGGGCGGAATTTATGTGGCTGCGCGAAATGTTTTTGAATAG
- a CDS encoding EsaB/YukD family protein, with the protein MAKNTHMNVTVDFTNWGAGKYDLRIPVHQPIKALIINLAETLKIEYKDLSKCTIKTTNKAILLSDDDKLTNFQIADGDILEIL; encoded by the coding sequence ATGGCTAAAAATACACATATGAATGTAACAGTTGATTTTACAAACTGGGGTGCGGGCAAGTACGATTTGCGTATTCCCGTGCACCAACCAATCAAAGCACTAATTATTAATTTGGCCGAAACACTCAAAATAGAGTATAAAGATTTGTCCAAATGTACGATAAAAACAACAAATAAGGCAATTTTACTTAGCGATGATGATAAATTAACTAATTTTCAAATTGCTGATGGAGATATCTTAGAAATTTTATAG
- the essB gene encoding type VII secretion protein EssB, which yields MNKTTEMDGTTYDFTYEDLVWSVTFPKSKTHAKELAQLELLEKPATHFTPAKITSDSDSYTISYDIAKHTYGFEQVRKMAREDKLRALRNIADLSSLLNTRYTFFLHPDNLVFDINLVPNIVHRGIKNILPPYELSERTFFKQYQCFVIAMFSKKFSFENLYNGSLASARGTQFEKNILDAKTVQDIADILEEAYIKEHLAVQKNMASVPKKKYGAFRGLAVGFIIVAVLLAVPVSYFAFVKVPFQNDLLTANENFLKTDYDKVITGLESVDPEKMPKSVQYELAYSYVNGEKMSDKKKENIMNTISLKSDAKNLLYWIYNGRGEFRESLDIAKLLDDPTLAMYSLTKQIEQVQSDTKLSGDEKVEKLKTLEESLKAYDEKINEKAKEADETTNKEAK from the coding sequence ATGAATAAAACAACAGAAATGGACGGAACAACTTACGATTTTACTTATGAAGATTTAGTATGGAGCGTTACTTTTCCAAAATCAAAAACGCATGCGAAAGAATTAGCGCAATTAGAGTTACTAGAAAAGCCAGCGACACATTTTACACCTGCAAAAATCACGAGCGACAGCGATTCTTATACGATTTCTTATGATATTGCCAAGCATACTTATGGCTTTGAACAGGTTCGCAAGATGGCACGTGAAGACAAACTTCGCGCGCTTCGTAATATTGCTGATTTAAGTAGCTTGTTGAATACGCGTTACACATTTTTCTTGCATCCAGATAACTTGGTTTTTGATATCAACTTAGTCCCGAATATTGTACATCGCGGGATTAAAAATATTCTACCACCTTATGAATTAAGTGAAAGAACTTTCTTTAAACAATACCAATGTTTCGTTATTGCAATGTTTTCTAAGAAGTTCTCTTTTGAAAACTTATATAATGGTTCGTTGGCAAGTGCGAGAGGTACACAGTTTGAAAAGAATATTTTAGATGCAAAAACTGTCCAAGATATCGCGGACATTTTAGAAGAAGCTTATATTAAAGAACATCTGGCTGTACAAAAAAATATGGCAAGTGTACCGAAAAAAAAATACGGTGCTTTCCGTGGTTTGGCAGTTGGTTTTATTATTGTAGCTGTTTTATTAGCAGTTCCAGTAAGTTATTTTGCCTTCGTTAAAGTTCCGTTTCAGAACGATTTATTAACAGCGAACGAAAATTTCTTGAAAACAGACTACGATAAAGTGATTACAGGTCTAGAAAGTGTAGACCCAGAAAAAATGCCGAAGTCCGTACAATATGAATTAGCTTATTCCTACGTTAATGGCGAAAAAATGAGCGATAAAAAGAAAGAAAATATTATGAATACAATCAGTTTAAAATCTGATGCGAAAAACTTACTTTACTGGATTTACAATGGTCGCGGTGAATTTAGGGAATCGCTTGATATTGCTAAACTTTTAGATGATCCTACGCTTGCAATGTATAGTTTAACGAAACAAATTGAACAAGTTCAAAGTGATACTAAATTAAGCGGCGATGAAAAAGTTGAAAAACTAAAAACACTGGAAGAAAGCTTAAAAGCATATGATGAAAAAATAAATGAAAAAGCAAAAGAAGCAGATGAAACAACAAATAAAGAAGCAAAATAA
- the essC gene encoding type VII secretion protein EssC: MNREALLIVSNGQQCHKHHLSPEKVVTIGNTIEHEITYPELVESIEVKYADGSWNAGATALQTNQAVQVENLAFYLCRDLHTQVYDVVTNISVTFGAGTENDLTIDDTKSDFLLLRGAKEDLFKLQVLNGEIYHNFSLVTEDCTLEPGDQLYTDGVTITIGKEDISVLAVKNRVTSKLAPLFAADNSFGEDYPDYHRSPRIIYRAPEEKISMAKPSSKPSKPTDGLIKIILPPLIMVAITVMISIFQPRGLYIIMTIAMSAVTITMAILNYIKSRKKYKIDSKQRVESYDLYLKRKTKELHETSEKQRHALTYHYPDVTELEKMALRVDSRIYEKTMFHHDFLTFRVGRGDEASSFSVEFQQEEFSQEKDELVEEAVKIKGQYLSINEVPVATDLMHGPVGYIGPRRLVLEQLQMLVMQTSLFHSYYDLQFITIFPEEEKADWDWMRWLPHANMRDVNVRGFVYHERSRDQVLNSLYQILKERKQALTEQASKQEKLYFTPHYVVLITDEKLVLDHTVMEFFNEDPSELGVSLVFVQDVMESLPEHVKTVVDIRDAKSGNIILEQGDLVNRAFVPDHLPADFDKEVISRALAPLNHLQNLKNSIPESVTFLEMYGVERVEELNIAGRWAKNETYKSLAVPLGLRGKDDIVQLNLHEKAHGPHGLVAGTTGSGKSEIIQSYIISLGVNFHPYEVAFLLIDYKGGGMANLFKNMPHLLGTITNLDGAQSMRALASIKAELQKRQRLFGEHDVNHINQYQKLYKQGKATEPMPHLFLISDEFAELKSEQPEFMKELVSTARIGRSLGIHLILATQKPSGVVDDQIWSNSKFKLALKVQNASDSNEILKTPDAAEITLPGRSYLQVGNNEIYELFQSAWSGADYVPDKESTDYIDTTIYAINDLGQYDILTEDLSGLDKKDDLTKLPSELDAVIDHIHEYTEASGIEALPRPWLPPLEERISLESISTVDFEANWQKEEKDLELTLGVLDQPHLQAQNVLHWNLEKNGHMAVFSSPGFGKSTFMQTAIFDLARKNTPEFFHAYLLDFGTNGLLSLKGLPHVADTFSIDETEKTLKLVRLLSREIKERKQLLSKFSVASLKMYEEISGDKKPIILLAIDNYDAIREVDEFVANLEPTIVQIAREGASLGIHLMITANNQNAMRLQLLSNIKTQIALHLNEKNEVSSIVGRSDYTIEELPGRGLIKIEEPTLFQMALPNNGAEAIEIIKNNQDEAEKMTEIWTGQKPQCIPMVPETLGFTHFTDHMETKKMLELKSILPIGLEYEYASPVGVSLEQHNLAIIMPTVELVQQIITNSSHLLVKKELRELVVFDTPSMELMKLKELPLTYITNSERIEGKIDILYGAFKTAEQAYLEELQSNNTITKEEYFKNVPPIVVVTYSTVQLYNQLSSNTQKQFLEMLKSDGKMGVQFIIGNDLGSMAKEYSPIGDAIRNSKQVLLGARFADQAIYSPTIRIVQEKPLAPQELYLLLEGNAEKLKIPKR, translated from the coding sequence ATGAATAGAGAGGCTTTATTAATTGTTAGTAACGGGCAGCAATGTCATAAACATCACTTGTCCCCTGAAAAAGTCGTGACAATTGGGAATACAATCGAACACGAAATCACTTATCCTGAACTGGTTGAGTCGATTGAAGTTAAATACGCTGATGGATCTTGGAATGCTGGAGCAACAGCACTTCAAACGAATCAAGCTGTACAAGTAGAGAATCTAGCTTTTTATCTTTGCCGAGATTTACACACACAAGTCTACGATGTCGTAACAAATATTTCTGTGACTTTTGGTGCTGGCACAGAAAATGATCTCACAATTGATGATACAAAATCTGATTTTCTACTTTTACGTGGTGCTAAAGAGGATTTATTCAAGTTACAAGTGCTAAATGGTGAAATTTATCATAACTTTTCTTTAGTGACGGAAGATTGTACGTTAGAGCCGGGTGACCAGCTTTATACGGACGGTGTGACGATTACAATCGGAAAAGAAGATATTAGTGTGCTAGCTGTGAAAAATCGCGTGACGAGCAAATTAGCGCCTTTATTTGCTGCGGATAATTCTTTTGGCGAAGACTATCCAGATTATCACCGTTCACCGCGGATTATTTACCGTGCGCCAGAAGAAAAAATTAGCATGGCGAAACCATCAAGCAAACCCTCTAAACCAACAGATGGCTTAATTAAGATAATTCTACCACCACTTATCATGGTAGCAATTACGGTCATGATTTCCATTTTCCAACCACGTGGACTTTATATTATTATGACAATCGCAATGTCGGCAGTGACAATCACAATGGCGATTCTTAACTACATAAAATCACGTAAAAAATACAAAATCGATTCCAAACAACGCGTGGAAAGCTACGATTTGTATTTAAAACGAAAAACGAAAGAATTGCACGAAACAAGCGAAAAACAGCGGCACGCTTTAACATATCACTATCCAGACGTAACAGAACTAGAAAAAATGGCGCTACGTGTGGATTCGCGTATTTACGAAAAAACAATGTTCCATCATGATTTCTTGACTTTCCGAGTTGGTCGCGGAGACGAAGCAAGTAGCTTTTCCGTGGAATTTCAACAGGAAGAGTTCAGCCAGGAAAAAGACGAACTTGTAGAAGAAGCTGTGAAAATTAAAGGGCAATATTTATCTATCAATGAAGTGCCAGTTGCAACAGATTTAATGCACGGACCGGTGGGTTACATTGGACCGCGTCGTTTAGTTCTAGAACAACTGCAAATGTTAGTAATGCAAACATCCCTTTTCCATAGTTATTATGATTTGCAATTTATTACAATTTTCCCAGAAGAAGAAAAAGCAGATTGGGACTGGATGCGCTGGTTACCGCATGCGAATATGCGTGATGTGAATGTGCGTGGTTTTGTTTACCACGAACGTTCGCGCGACCAAGTATTGAATTCTCTTTATCAAATTTTAAAAGAACGTAAACAAGCGCTCACTGAACAAGCGAGCAAACAGGAAAAATTATATTTCACGCCACATTATGTGGTTTTAATTACCGACGAAAAATTAGTACTCGATCACACGGTTATGGAATTCTTCAATGAAGACCCAAGCGAACTAGGTGTTTCTTTAGTGTTCGTACAGGATGTAATGGAGAGCTTGCCAGAACACGTGAAGACGGTCGTGGATATTCGTGATGCGAAGAGCGGGAACATTATTTTGGAACAAGGTGACCTTGTAAACCGAGCATTCGTGCCGGACCATTTGCCAGCAGATTTTGATAAAGAAGTAATCAGCCGGGCTCTTGCGCCATTAAATCATCTTCAAAACTTGAAAAACTCAATCCCAGAATCCGTTACTTTCCTTGAAATGTACGGTGTAGAGCGTGTTGAAGAGCTAAACATTGCCGGACGCTGGGCGAAAAATGAAACGTATAAGAGCCTTGCTGTGCCACTTGGCTTGCGCGGGAAAGACGATATTGTTCAACTGAATTTACATGAAAAAGCGCACGGGCCGCATGGTTTGGTAGCCGGAACAACTGGTTCTGGTAAATCAGAAATCATTCAGTCTTATATCATTTCACTTGGCGTCAATTTCCACCCATATGAAGTCGCGTTCTTGCTGATTGACTATAAGGGTGGCGGTATGGCTAACTTATTTAAAAATATGCCACATTTACTTGGAACAATTACAAACTTGGACGGCGCGCAATCCATGCGTGCACTAGCTTCCATCAAAGCCGAATTGCAAAAAAGGCAACGGTTATTTGGCGAGCACGATGTTAACCACATCAACCAATACCAAAAACTATACAAACAAGGAAAAGCGACCGAGCCAATGCCGCATTTATTCCTTATTTCAGATGAGTTTGCCGAGTTAAAATCAGAACAACCAGAATTCATGAAAGAACTCGTTTCGACAGCACGTATCGGGCGTTCACTCGGAATCCATTTAATCCTAGCAACCCAAAAACCAAGCGGCGTCGTGGATGACCAAATCTGGTCCAACTCCAAATTCAAACTAGCCCTCAAAGTACAAAACGCCAGCGATTCAAATGAAATCTTGAAAACACCAGACGCAGCAGAAATCACACTACCAGGTCGTTCGTACTTGCAAGTTGGTAATAACGAAATTTACGAACTGTTCCAAAGCGCTTGGAGTGGTGCGGATTACGTGCCAGATAAGGAAAGCACGGATTATATTGATACGACGATTTATGCGATTAATGACTTGGGTCAGTATGATATTTTGACAGAGGATTTGAGCGGATTAGATAAAAAGGATGATTTGACGAAATTGCCGAGTGAATTGGATGCGGTGATTGATCATATTCATGAATATACGGAGGCTTCTGGGATTGAGGCGTTGCCGAGACCTTGGTTGCCGCCTCTGGAGGAACGTATCTCTTTAGAAAGTATCAGTACTGTTGATTTTGAAGCAAACTGGCAAAAAGAGGAAAAGGATTTAGAGTTAACATTAGGCGTACTGGACCAACCACATTTACAAGCACAAAACGTTCTGCATTGGAATTTAGAAAAAAATGGACATATGGCAGTGTTTTCTAGCCCTGGTTTCGGAAAATCAACTTTCATGCAAACGGCGATTTTTGATTTAGCTAGAAAAAATACACCAGAATTTTTCCATGCATATCTATTAGATTTTGGCACAAATGGTTTACTTTCGCTCAAAGGTTTACCACATGTTGCAGATACATTTTCCATTGATGAAACAGAGAAAACGTTAAAATTAGTAAGACTTCTTAGTCGAGAAATTAAAGAGAGAAAACAACTACTAAGTAAATTTAGTGTAGCTAGTTTGAAAATGTATGAAGAAATAAGTGGCGATAAAAAGCCAATTATTCTACTAGCAATTGATAACTATGATGCAATTAGAGAAGTAGATGAATTTGTAGCAAACCTTGAACCAACCATCGTTCAGATAGCAAGGGAAGGGGCTAGCTTAGGTATTCATTTAATGATTACAGCTAATAACCAAAACGCTATGCGTCTACAGCTACTGTCCAACATTAAAACGCAAATAGCTTTACACTTGAATGAGAAAAATGAAGTGAGCAGTATTGTAGGTAGAAGCGACTACACTATTGAAGAATTACCAGGTCGAGGACTAATTAAGATAGAAGAACCTACATTGTTCCAAATGGCACTACCAAATAATGGGGCTGAAGCAATCGAAATAATCAAGAACAATCAAGATGAAGCAGAGAAAATGACCGAAATTTGGACAGGCCAAAAACCACAATGTATACCAATGGTTCCAGAAACATTAGGTTTTACTCACTTTACCGACCACATGGAAACAAAGAAAATGCTTGAATTAAAATCGATACTACCAATCGGTTTAGAGTACGAGTATGCCAGTCCTGTGGGAGTATCATTAGAACAGCATAATCTAGCTATCATCATGCCAACTGTAGAATTGGTGCAACAGATTATCACAAACAGTAGTCACTTACTTGTCAAAAAAGAATTAAGAGAGTTAGTTGTTTTTGATACGCCTTCTATGGAATTAATGAAGTTAAAAGAATTACCACTCACTTACATTACAAACAGTGAGCGAATAGAAGGTAAAATTGACATTCTTTATGGAGCATTTAAAACAGCAGAACAAGCATATTTAGAAGAATTACAATCGAATAATACCATAACAAAAGAAGAATACTTCAAAAATGTGCCACCTATAGTAGTCGTTACCTACTCAACTGTTCAGCTATACAACCAACTATCATCAAACACGCAAAAACAATTTCTAGAGATGTTAAAATCAGATGGTAAAATGGGAGTACAATTCATTATAGGGAATGACTTAGGAAGCATGGCGAAAGAGTACAGCCCAATTGGAGATGCTATTCGCAATTCCAAACAAGTTTTACTAGGTGCTCGATTTGCAGACCAAGCAATCTACAGCCCAACAATCAGAATTGTACAAGAAAAACCATTAGCTCCTCAAGAACTGTATCTACTGTTAGAAGGAAACGCAGAAAAGCTTAAGATTCCAAAGAGATAA
- a CDS encoding DUF1672 family protein, protein MKKKIIGLLASLLLLGGCFNMNEKTEQEKVQEGTTPVQEYVGQGFSFVDGDKSAERVKKHGEEIKQEAINYMKNTYKTDVKVNNVLPARNAAVVMVESEEPIQFHTYVIVGLILNKDEVGNARSDEGEVEKAIVGGLYAKAYEEEFKNLDVFAEKIAKENNLLGMRAEAIDKTASDGYTSNYYFLSIFALDYPSVYNAYLENPKISAEELKKLFEKDDPTSKNISMPMKFFVRGNKLPEQGVADNLANEIKQEEGIPKGRYAVLIYKNFIVDRVGLPDGENIDVTDIIK, encoded by the coding sequence ATGAAGAAAAAAATCATCGGTTTATTGGCGAGTTTATTATTATTAGGAGGTTGTTTCAATATGAATGAGAAAACAGAGCAAGAGAAAGTGCAAGAAGGTACTACTCCTGTACAGGAGTATGTAGGTCAAGGATTTTCGTTTGTGGACGGAGATAAATCGGCAGAACGAGTGAAAAAGCATGGGGAAGAGATAAAGCAAGAAGCGATAAATTATATGAAGAACACATATAAAACAGATGTAAAAGTGAATAATGTATTGCCCGCGCGTAATGCGGCAGTTGTCATGGTAGAAAGTGAGGAGCCTATTCAGTTTCATACATATGTAATTGTAGGTTTGATTTTAAATAAAGATGAAGTTGGGAATGCAAGAAGTGATGAGGGGGAAGTAGAAAAAGCAATCGTTGGTGGTTTATACGCAAAGGCATATGAAGAAGAATTTAAAAATCTAGATGTCTTTGCTGAAAAAATTGCGAAAGAAAATAACTTATTAGGAATGCGAGCGGAGGCAATTGATAAAACTGCATCTGATGGATATACCAGTAATTACTATTTTCTTTCAATTTTCGCCTTAGATTACCCAAGTGTCTATAATGCTTACTTAGAAAACCCAAAAATTTCGGCAGAGGAATTAAAGAAACTTTTTGAAAAAGATGACCCTACAAGTAAAAATATATCAATGCCAATGAAATTTTTTGTTAGAGGAAACAAACTCCCTGAGCAAGGAGTCGCGGATAATTTAGCAAATGAAATTAAACAAGAAGAAGGAATTCCTAAAGGGAGATATGCAGTTTTGATTTATAAGAATTTTATTGTTGATCGAGTAGGTTTACCAGATGGTGAGAATATAGATGTAACTGACATTATTAAGTAA